The following coding sequences lie in one Moritella viscosa genomic window:
- the hspH gene encoding small heat shock protein hspH: MNTIDLTPLYRSTIGFDRLAPLFSRVLGADNTVPTYPPYNIEILDENKYTITVAAAGFSENELDINVEKGLLTISGDKVDKEEHKYLYQGIANRAFKRKFDLTDYVEVTSANLEHGLLTIHLVKEIPEAMKPKHIAINQEEKVIEHQLEENVKIKTEKTV; the protein is encoded by the coding sequence ATGAACACAATCGACTTAACCCCTCTTTACCGCAGCACTATTGGTTTTGACCGATTAGCACCCTTGTTTAGTCGCGTATTGGGTGCTGATAATACTGTACCGACTTATCCACCTTACAATATTGAGATTCTCGACGAAAATAAATATACGATTACGGTAGCTGCTGCTGGATTTTCTGAGAACGAACTCGATATCAATGTAGAAAAAGGTCTCCTTACTATTTCTGGAGATAAAGTAGATAAAGAGGAACATAAATACCTTTATCAAGGCATTGCTAATAGAGCATTTAAACGTAAATTTGATCTTACTGATTACGTAGAAGTAACGAGTGCCAATCTTGAGCATGGGTTATTAACTATTCACTTGGTTAAAGAAATTCCTGAGGCAATGAAACCTAAACATATTGCCATAAACCAAGAAGAAAAAGTGATAGAACATCAACTTGAGGAAAATGTGAAAATTAAAACTGAAAAAACGGTTTAA